One segment of Engraulis encrasicolus isolate BLACKSEA-1 chromosome 7, IST_EnEncr_1.0, whole genome shotgun sequence DNA contains the following:
- the LOC134451994 gene encoding transmembrane gamma-carboxyglutamic acid protein 3 isoform X2: MEFWKMRSIGSNAESRSDGKDVVFMVVPLLVMTLLALIGLFLLWRCQLQKTMRRRWPAYPQHRYLSSHRNSRSLPRILVHRDSPVGQSLASAAVVVSGSSASSTGHSDNPHHSHHSQHHHHHHHHHHAGGASSSAAAAGLVEAHSGRPTVVISGVERGGSRSSIGSEHILTHHPPPNGHALYVKDSSASVASRLSGATPPPSYEEVTGHAESSSDETSAPYSDPPPKYDEIVRDR; this comes from the coding sequence ATGGAGTTCTGGAAGATGCGCAGCATCGGCAGCAACGCGGAGTCGCGCTCGGACGGCAAGGACGTGGTGTTCATGGTGGTGCCGCTGCTGGTCATGACGCTGCTGGCGCTGATCGGCCTCTTCCTGCTGTGGCGCTGCCAGCTGCAGAAGACCATGCGCCGCCGCTGGCCCGCCTACCCGCAGCACCGCTACCTGTCCAGCCACCGCAACTCCCGCAGCCTGCCCCGCATCCTGGTGCACAGGGACTCGCCCGTCGGCCAATCGCTGGCCTCCGCGGCGGTGGTGGTGTCTGGGTCGTCGGCGTCGTCGACGGGACACTCCGACAACCCCCACCACTCCCACCATTcccagcaccatcaccaccaccaccatcaccaccacgccGGGGGAGCGTCGTCCTCCGCCGCGGCTGCCGGGCTGGTTGAGGCTCACTCCGGTCGGCCCACGGTTGTCATcagtggggtggagagaggaggaagtagGAGTAGTATTGGATCGGAGCACATCCTGACGCACCACCCGCCTCCTAACGGGCACGCCCTGTACGTGAAGGACTCCTCCGCCTCCGTCGCCTCGCGTCTGTCGGGCGCCACACCACCGCCGTCTTACGAGGAGGTGACGGGTCACGCCGAGAGCAGCAGCGACGAGACGTCGGCGCCCTACAGCGACCCGCCGCCCAAATATGACGAGATCGTCAGAGACAGATGA
- the ripply1 gene encoding protein ripply1, with the protein MQSVCFVAQETPFVASSRLISSGSSHISAPTSSRAALWRPWLVTGKDTQTGCPRSKAQSPYSRSVEPGTTTAMSKLQPFQHPVRLFWPKSKSYDYLYSDGEALLRNFPVQATISFYEESDSDSDEEDDDCEEEEEMMEAEEKIQSYERVTSLPCFTHVN; encoded by the exons ATGCAGTCTGTGTGTTTCGTAGCTCAGGAGACGCCCTTCGTCGCCTCATCTCGGCTCATCTCCAGCGGCAGCTCGCATATTTCAGCACCCACCAG caGCAGAGCAGCCCTGTGGAGGCCATGGCTCGTGACTGGCAAAGACACACAAACGGGATGCCCAAGAAGCAAAGCTCAGTCG CCATACTCCAGATCTGTTGAGCCGGGCACCACCACCGCCATGAGTAAACTACAGCCTTTCCAGCATCCTGTCAG GCTTTTCTGGCCCAAATCTAAATCCTACGATTACCTGTACAGCGACGGAGAGGCCCTGCTCAGAAACTTCCCGGTCCAGGCGACCATCAGCTTTTACGAGGAGTCCGACAGCGACTCGGACGAGGAAGACGACGattgtgaggaggaagaggagatgatggAAGCAGAAGAGAAAATCCAGTCCTATGAACGTGTCACATCTCTCCCCTGCTTCACCCATGTCAACTGA
- the LOC134451994 gene encoding transmembrane gamma-carboxyglutamic acid protein 3 isoform X1: MAAAFLDERDAHSLLKRFPRANGFLEEFRQGNIERECVEESCSFEEANEVFENKERTMEFWKMRSIGSNAESRSDGKDVVFMVVPLLVMTLLALIGLFLLWRCQLQKTMRRRWPAYPQHRYLSSHRNSRSLPRILVHRDSPVGQSLASAAVVVSGSSASSTGHSDNPHHSHHSQHHHHHHHHHHAGGASSSAAAAGLVEAHSGRPTVVISGVERGGSRSSIGSEHILTHHPPPNGHALYVKDSSASVASRLSGATPPPSYEEVTGHAESSSDETSAPYSDPPPKYDEIVRDR, from the exons ATGGCAGCTG CATTCCTGGATGAAAGAGATGCACACTCACTCCTCAAGCGCTTCCCCAGAGCCAATGGCTTCCTGGAGGAGTTCCGGCAGGGCAACATCGAGCGGGAGTGCGTGGAGGAGAGCTGCAGCTTCGAGGAGGCCAACGAGGTCTTCGAGAACAAGGAGCGCACG ATGGAGTTCTGGAAGATGCGCAGCATCGGCAGCAACGCGGAGTCGCGCTCGGACGGCAAGGACGTGGTGTTCATGGTGGTGCCGCTGCTGGTCATGACGCTGCTGGCGCTGATCGGCCTCTTCCTGCTGTGGCGCTGCCAGCTGCAGAAGACCATGCGCCGCCGCTGGCCCGCCTACCCGCAGCACCGCTACCTGTCCAGCCACCGCAACTCCCGCAGCCTGCCCCGCATCCTGGTGCACAGGGACTCGCCCGTCGGCCAATCGCTGGCCTCCGCGGCGGTGGTGGTGTCTGGGTCGTCGGCGTCGTCGACGGGACACTCCGACAACCCCCACCACTCCCACCATTcccagcaccatcaccaccaccaccatcaccaccacgccGGGGGAGCGTCGTCCTCCGCCGCGGCTGCCGGGCTGGTTGAGGCTCACTCCGGTCGGCCCACGGTTGTCATcagtggggtggagagaggaggaagtagGAGTAGTATTGGATCGGAGCACATCCTGACGCACCACCCGCCTCCTAACGGGCACGCCCTGTACGTGAAGGACTCCTCCGCCTCCGTCGCCTCGCGTCTGTCGGGCGCCACACCACCGCCGTCTTACGAGGAGGTGACGGGTCACGCCGAGAGCAGCAGCGACGAGACGTCGGCGCCCTACAGCGACCCGCCGCCCAAATATGACGAGATCGTCAGAGACAGATGA